AGTTGGGCCttcctaaattaaaataaaagctaaaataagaGTATACATTTGGTTTTTCAGCTACTTGCTCACATTTCTTTGCCAGTCTTTCCTGATGGTGACTGATTAGGGACACAGGCCTTGAAAATGTCCAATTATTAAATTGCTaaatacatttatgaaaaacaTCCCAGAAGAAGATTGGAGACCAAATGACATAATGAGGAACTAATGAGGTGACTGGTTCTCCCCATTCATTATTAGACAgcagaaaatccaaataatttCCTGGTTCTAGAAAATCCTACATTCTGGatacatttccttttattccatGCACAAAAATAAAGGGATCTTGACTACAGAGGCATAACTCATAAATAGCTAGCACAATTTCTGAAAGTTTGCTTTTAACATTTACAGGACTGGTTTCTTCGTTCATATGtcaatttaacaaatgttaacaaAGTACTCAGAATGTTTAAGACACTGTTCTagaaccttaaaataaaaatcctcagTCATTGCTATCATGGAGCCTACATTCCAGTGGtctgagacagaaaataaacaaataaatatctgttttccCAGAAGAGAATAAGAGATATGGAGAAAAACAGAGTGAAGGTGAAGATGTGGCAGGAGACAGGGTTCAAAGAAAGCCTCGCTAATGCAAGGTTATTGAGTAGATATCTACAGGAAGTGAAGGAGCAAAGCCCACTGGAATTCTGGCGGGGAGGGTATCCAATACAGACCGGCAGTACTTGCAAAGGTTATGAGAGAGCAGTGTGTTTGATGTGTCTTAGGAGTAACAAGTGGCTGAAGCAAAGTgaagaagagggaaaacaaaagtgGTCAGGGAGGCTCCTGGGGAGGACCATTGAGGCCTTGCTGGCCATGCTCAGATGGGAAGGCTGTGGATGTTTTTTTGGCACAAGAATGACATGATAtagcttatgttttaaaatgattctggctgctgtgtggagaagatTTTTTGGACAGTGCTTCAAGAATGGAATCAGAGACCATTAAGAGGCTATTGAAATAGTCCAATAAAGAGTTGATGACAGCTTGGAGTAGGGCAGTAGTGCAGGCGGTGAGTTATTTTCACGTGAGAGGATATGCTGATGGAGCTGGTTTATTGTGAGATCTGTTTTGAGTGTACTGAATTTGAGATACCAATTAAACATCCAAGTGGAAATTCAGAATAGacggaaagaagaaaatgacaattgaaaaatctaaattcttaagagaatgagaagaacaTTACctacatctcaaaaaaaatatgctttaaaaatcacTGTAGTATGTTTTTGaaggataaatataaatttagaaaacagaaaatttaggcTCAAATCAACTCTCCTCCATTTTGGACAAGTTATGTAATGAATCTGGTCAATGCATTGTCCTCATATGTAGAATGGGTTCAAAAATAACTATATAACAGATATTCAGTTCCAGTTTCTACTACTTATTATAgatctgtgttaaaaaaaaacagtaacaacaaaaacctGGGGAATtaattcaatcaatatttttcctagtattttcagtattttctataTATCTGATATTATCATAGAAATTGGGGGTGAATGAAACAAAACCCATGATATAGTGTTAGCTTAGAAGGATGTGAGATTTCAGTCAGCCCTGGGTTCCATCCTACTGTTGCCACTGTGTGGTTTTAAATTAGATAACATTCTGAGATTTACCTTCTTCATCAGTAGAACTAGAGGAATATTACCTACATCTTGTGTTGTGCTGTGAATTCAGTGAGAtgatataaattagaaaatatattattaagtttTAACTttgaatttgttaaatatttaggtTATCTACTATCACTAATAGATACTGGGTGGGGATACAGCAGCAGGTATCACAGAAAGATTCCCCATTAGGCAGGAGTATAAGCTTTAAATATCAAAGCTCAAGTATAAGGTGGTGGTATTAGTACTAGAAGTAAtaaagcaacagcagcagcaccaATATCGTCTGTGCTATCTGCAACCTGGGTCAGAGGAACTATTTGGGGATGAGAATGATACCGATTTCCCATCGAGGATCGTGTGTCTTTACGTATTCTTCCTTGGGTAACTAGACTATGAATGTCGTGGATGATAAGGCAGTACTTTCAGTGTACTCCTGCCTTTTCTCTTTGAAACATGTGgagtaactatttttttctaatactatTCCTAAATTTGATTCAAATCTGACACCTATGGTGGCTCAAACTGTCATTAATTAAATAGATATTCATTGAGCTTATTGTAAGCAAAATCCTGACCTATccactgtgaaaaaaataaaagatcaataaaatacatgttttgttCTTGCAAAGGCCTTATCTTATAATGGGAGAATAATCACATATTCTCACATGGTCCCAGTAACCACTgatgcattaaaatttaaatcatgatacatttttaattgaTGCTGTCAAAGAGCACTATACAGCTTTGAAAAGGAATGAGGACTGTATATGCAGTCAGGAATGATTTCCaggatatattgttaagtgaaaatgGAAACTGGGGAAAAATGTGTATTGCATGCTTTTAGTCCTCTAATAAAGAGGTaatgtgaatatgtgtgtgcatgtgtgtgtgtgtgtgtgtgtatatatatatatatatatctacatttaACAGAGAAGAATTACaccaaaacttttaaaagtcattatatagaaaagaagggaaaaggttGACTATATAATAGAAGATGGGCTTCTGTTAAGATATTCTCATTGcaaatttaactttaaaacaatgtaaacatttcctgtaagtataaaataatattgaattataaagaaatttcttttcttttttttttttttttgagccagagtcccactctgtcaccctggctagagtgctgtggcgtcagcctagctcacagcaacctcaaactcctgggctcaaacaatcctcctgcctcaacctcccaagtagctaaaactacaggcatgagccaccatgcccggctaattttttctatatatttttagttgtccagctaatttatttttattttttagcagagacagggtctccctcttgctcaggctggttttgaactcctgagctcaaacgatccgcccacttcggcctcccagagtgctaggattacaggcgtgagccatcgcgcccagccgaaatttctgaaaaatagaataaaagtaaacaaaaatgtaGTTAAATGAACAATGAGTTGGTGGCATAATTATATGGGAACTATctcaaatgactttttaaaagtagtcATGTAATTATACATATGTGGGAAGATGTACCTTAAGAATAAAAGAACTGCCCCCAAAGTATAATGTTATTAATTTTCAGGCATCATATTTCTGGTAGTAATgttaacattgttattttttgtttgtttgttttggtttggttatAATTGACTTCTATTGTATGTTTTTTCTGAATAgccttattgaggtataatttacatattataaactGCACacatttaaagcatacaatttgaTACATTTTGGTACATGTATACACTCATGAAACTGTCACCACAGTCAAGAAAATGAGCATATCCGTCACCTCAAAAGTTTTCTCCTGACCCTTTTTAATCTCTCTTGTTCACATCTCTCTATACTACTTTCTCCATCTCCAAATAAACATTGATCTGCTTTTTATCATACTATACACTCTGCATTTTACAGGCTGAGGGATGACTAGCTTTCTTCACCCAGCATAGTTATTGTGAGAGTCATACGTGTTGCTACACATATCAAGGGGTGTTTCACTTTTATTGTTGAGTACAACTCCACTGTGCAGCTGTACCACAATTTACTTATCCATTGACCTGTTGATCCATCAACCTGATGACATCTGGGTTGATTCCAGTTTTCCTATTACAAACAAAGCTGCTAACAAAATTCATGAGCAAGTCTTGTATAAATATATGCTTACATtgctcttgggtaaatacctaggagtgcaaTGACTGGGGCATGTGGGAGgtatatgtttaaatattcttttaaaaagtgacaacctgttttccaaagcagttggacattttacatttctgccagCAGTGTAGGAGAGGTCCAATTCCTTCACATTTTTGCCAGCACTTGGCATGTTCAGACTTTTTAGTTTCTGCTACTATAATAGGTGCACACTGAATCTTATTGTGGTTTCAATTAGTATTTTCCTAATCATTAATTCCCTTGAAAAATCTCCTCAATGTTTCTGGTTGCTTTTGGCAGGCCAgcattcttaaaatgtatttgcatGCTTAAATGTAATGACTAACTCTAGCATACTCAATAAAATTAATCTGagttgaaacaaaaatataatggcAACAAATTTTAGTTGCATTCCATTTAAAAGACCATTTTTCCAATGATCACCATAGAATAGTTCTGTACAGAGTGGAGCTATAAAAAATTCCTGATCCTCCAGGTGGTGGATCCCACTGGTATCATTCACCTTAGCTGGTGTCTAATGAGAATGTTGCAGAAGTCCCATTTTGTCCTTCTCTTTCAAGAAGATATAAGACTTCCATTTACATACcattttattaactaaaatctaTCGAATACAAGGatgtgagaaaaaattaaaaagaaaataaaaggcagggaaataaaataagtaatgaaAGAGATTCAAGTgagaaataagataataaaagaaaaaaatggaagagtaaaTGAAGGATGGTGATTGAAAATAGTggacaaaaagtaaataaaatatggaaaagtgaATACAATTTAGAAAGAACTCTAAGAGTGTGGGATTGAGCCTCTAAGAATCTAGCGGAGCCAACTGATAAGACCCCTCGGAGGAGAGGTGTGGTGCAGAGGGAAGAGTGGGGTATACCAAAAAGTCCTTTGGTTTACTATGGATGCAGACTTGTGTCAATTCCTAAACTCCTAGAGCCTCAGGTTTAGCTTCTGTATTATAGGGATAATGATACCTACCTCAAAtgattgttatgaagattaaacaaaataaaataaattgtacgGGAGATCTTGGTGCTCAGCCACTAACGTCCCTAATGTATGCCAGGAGGTCTATCAGGGAAACTTGAAACCTCAGATAGCAATAAGAGAAGCCTTATCACAGAGTCCACTGGCAGAAAGTCTGAGTTGAAATGGGGTGGGCAAAAGCAgcaatttatttatgtattacaAACATGGGCTTACAAACATCATACAGAGCTGGCACAAAGGAACACACACCATCGCCTACACCATGCTTCCTTCCAAATCACTTCTATTGAGTTACAACATCAGAACAAGTCAGTTACCGAGTTACACAGGTCTTCAAACATGTATACCTCCCCATTAGGGTGGCTAGGCTGGCTAATCAGACAAACAATTAATTTACATGTTTAATACAGTGCAGGATTAGTAACAGAATTCAAGATATTCACATTGATATAGTAATACATTATAAAACAGTACAATTTTCAGAAATGATGAGAGCACATATCTCCCTGGCTGTTTCAattactttcttgttttattttcttcattttcttaaaaccAGTTGCAAATAGTTTTACTCAACTTTTCACACTCAAAAacacttcaaattttaaaagctaaaaactatttacaaattattcattgtaattttaaaagtatttgttgttggttttgttgttccacttaaaaaaaaaaaaaaaaaaaagatcacccTCTTCCAACCACTACGCTTTAGCTGCTACCATCATTAACTTCTGGCTGCtgcaaagaattcttaaaattgaCTCCTCATAACTTTTCAGAGCTCCAAAATCTATTATATTCCATGGCCCATGATACAAAAAGTACATACATAAAAAGGCCATTTGACTTCCCCAACTACACGCTGACTACAGTTCCCTTCAGGTTGCTTTCACAGAAATGCTGAGTGGACCGAGATGCTCTGAGGTGACTTTGCAGTGGAATGAAGACAATGATTGgggaatattctttttaaatctcaaaatcaTCTTAAAGCACACGAAAGAGGTTGATTTTCAATCTTTGTACATACAGAATGTAATACATTGTCTTTACATTAGGCATAGTCATAAAAAGCATGTTTAAGTTGTTTGGAAAATGCATTTTCATAGAATTTACAAACACTGTGATATCAAACACATTCTCAAAAACTGCTAAAGTACTGACACAAAACCTGACtcaaaagataaatttttcaGTAGACTTTATTTCTAACTTGCATATTTAATAATTCAACCATACCCAAGTTCCACTCATACTTCTCTAAAAACTCAAATATACTAACAATATCCTCAAGGTAATTCTTTCCAAATAATCACAGGGTGCTGCTATACTCTAATCAGTTTTGAATGAATTTCAGAACCCTGGTGCTGAAAAATGGTACAAGACACAAGTCTGTAAACTGTTCTACAGACAACAGCTCAAGACAAATTAGCCTAGAAAAGATAGTGAAACACATTCTGTGTTGTGCTAATTTGACAGCCTAAgtatttttgtgtgaacatatgtaaattatattagaCTTGTTCTAACTATTTTTTAGTCTTCTTAGTTTGTTGGGTTAAGTAACACTTTCTATGTGATAATGTATAAAAGTTcacagtcttttctttttcttttcaaatagtaGCTTAGTCTTTTCTGGGAGAGAATAAGTTAAATAAAGACTTAAGTGGCCATGCCCACTCTGGGTACAAAGGATGGCCGTGAAAGTACATTTGCACACTGTACACAATTCCTACAAGAAAACTGCACTTCTAACTGGATTTCTAGCTGAAGTTTCTTTATCCGTTAGCTAATTCGACAATTTCATGAAGGTAAATAGGGGTTTCTTAGGCCACACCGAAGCTTGTGACAGGCAGTGAATAATTCAAGGCCATGGTTCTTATGTGagattatattttacaatattttgacTCACATGTAACCTCAGGggggagaaaaatcatatttcagCCACAGTGTTTTCAACTCAGccctttgataaaataatttttcaacttgTTCACTGTCCTTTTGAAATGCACCTAAGTTATTCCTCTTATGATGAAATTGTATCAAATAATCACAAACCAAAGAGAAATGACCAGATACTTTTATATGCAGGACAATCATTTACACATGACATAATTACTAAAAACAAACTAGAGAacatttctttaatatctttggatttaaagaaaaatcgATTTCCCCAACCTGaagaaaaatggatgaattttcaTAAGAGAAGgcatgcttttcatttttaaatcataacaaTCACATGGATTTACTGTGACATGTTCCGATGTAATTGTCACATTTATAATTTGGGATTCTGGTGCAGTATTCGTAAAATGCTTGGCTATTTCTATTTATATCACTGGTAACCTGCAGGGGAAATTGAATATCTTATGAAAATTTATCCAACTCCTCTAATAAAGGGGGAAATTATCATGGTACACATTTACAGTTCCTTTCTGGTCTACTAATTCAATCCAtttcttaacaacaacaaaaaaagatagctTGCTGTCACAAGCTTGCAATCCagtatagaaagaaagaaaatttctcctTGCCTAGTAAAAATCCTTAAGTTCCAACTCATGGCTAGGATGTTACCCGTCACAGAGCATATGCCACTTGGCAATTTGTCTCCTGGGGTAGTCACAGATCTCTTTCCAGTGTTCTCCACCGGTTCCTTCTGCTGCTGCACCCAGGACCAACCGCCCAATCACCTCATTTCGGGACCCCCTTTCAGAATCCAAAACCAGAAATTCAACACTTATTTCTTCAAGACCCTCACAAGGAATATCAAAGACAAACAGCTCATTGAACACTGCATTGGGGGTGCATTTCTTCACATGAGTTTTCTTCTTGGAGATTCTCTTTTTGGCATGGTACAGGTTCACTTTGACGTAGGGATCTGCAATGGCACATAACAGGCATTACAACGACAGAAACAGGGTGGAGAGCTGATCTCAAGATAATGAATGGTGTCTTTAGAGATCATGTCATGTCAGTAAGATATGGTTACAATGAAAATGAGTcagaatgaagggaaaatatgGGGAAAGCCTGGCTCTCTCTTgtcaacaaaattgaaaataaagaagagtATGTTATATAAGGGAAAGCAGTTCTAAATCAGAGAATACAAAAGGAATTCTAATCACAGGAAAAAGGAGGGAacataaaaaaggagaaagtaaaatgtTCTATGGAAGCATTCTGATTCCTTATAACTCAGTCTAGGGAAttgaatagaaggaaaaaaagtattaaacAACATCTAACCTTACTGAGTTGTATGACTCTGAGTAAGTCTCTTTAGCTCTCTGACTTTGGACTCCTTTTTCTGTTAAATGGAAATCTTAACTCCAcgatgattttgtttgtttgttttaacttttctctAGTTCTTTAATCACCTGCTGGATTAACCTTTGTTTCCCAATGTTGACCTTCTCTATGTCACCCCTAGTGAGTGGATTTTAAGATCATGCTACCTTGTCAcaattatttttgcctttctctGGTTGAGCCTATGAGTTAATTTCAGCTTTCTAATCTAAACCTTAATCTTAATCTTAAACCATGTTTTCAACTTCTATcatggaataataataatgatgatgatgatgacagcacTAGATGGATATTTAAGGAAGTATGTATTTCCAGTCTTCACAATGCCCCTCAAGGGTAAGCATTAGCATGTTCAGTTTGTACAATTTAAGAAATATGCCCATTAATACTATGCTAAGAGATGGAAAGGTTAGGATCTGAACTCAGATCATTTTAACCCATAGATCATGTTCTTTCTCATCATATTATACAACAATAATTTagtattttgctttgttttgtttcatttttgtaaattagTCACAAAACAAGAAACTAATTCTTAAAGCAGATACATAAAGAATTAGATGGTCACAAAAACCAATAAAAGAATAAGGGTAGGTgagcttatttaaaataaaataaattttaaattttgtttaattaaaacctCTTTTCCTGAGCCTTCATTTTATTCCTATCTCTGTAATTTCAGCAATGACCTCTCATCTTTGCATTTATCACTGCTTTCTGCTTCAACCCTAATCAATCAGACATCTACCATGTACTAGCTTTGGCTCAGACCATAGAACTATGtagatttcttcttcttgctgATGGATTTGGATTATTATTCCAATAATTGGGATCCATTGAAACAGTCACATCACTTGTGATTGTGAATAAATGGTAAGACAAAATCATAGGCCAATATTAGTCGTTAACTAATTTGCTCGATATACTAACTGCTGTACACTGAGCCTGAGCATTTCAGAAACATTCTTACCTGAAAGTCCAGACACATCAGATTTAGGCAGGTGTCGCGCTTTTAAGACAACCACAGTGAGGGTATTGGTGGTGGACTGATAGCAGAGAGAGATCAGTAACTCACCCCGTCCTGAAGACTTCTAAAGAAAGAGAAACGCGGTATaagtatttttagttatttcttttagttttgaaGTTTGTACTTTCATCGAAGTTTTTAAAGCGATATAATAGCATTGTCATTTAAATGTAATGTTCCTGCTCATTTTTACTTTAACATGCTAAGGAACCAAAGAGTGACTAAAAGCTTTTGTGCTGCACCGTCACTGCCTAAAAACAACTGCCTGCCATCTTGTGGTCTTTATAGGTACTACATAATGTTAACGTTTGCTGTGAGTTGGCCACACCCATTACTTAGAAAGGTTTAGGTTATTTAAATTATACCCCATGTGGGAGTATGtttggcttttgctttttaatgataTATCTACTTTTTGaagttattaatagttataaaaatGACTTAATTCTTTGAATGAATCTGTATAGAGTCAAATGACTCAGTTCAAGTCTGATTTGATTTCAAATTCTTTGGCACTGACATTATTGGAATTTGAATTCAGATCAA
Above is a window of Lemur catta isolate mLemCat1 chromosome 16, mLemCat1.pri, whole genome shotgun sequence DNA encoding:
- the SYT4 gene encoding synaptotagmin-4, giving the protein MDEQSMTSDPYIKMTILPEKKHKVKTRVLRKTLDPAFDETFTFYGIPYTQIQELALHFTILSFDRFSRDDIIGEVLIPLSGIELSDGKMLMNREIIKRNVRKSSGRGELLISLCYQSTTNTLTVVVLKARHLPKSDVSGLSDPYVKVNLYHAKKRISKKKTHVKKCTPNAVFNELFVFDIPCEGLEEISVEFLVLDSERGSRNEVIGRLVLGAAAEGTGGEHWKEICDYPRRQIAKWHMLCDG